The following nucleotide sequence is from Deltaproteobacteria bacterium.
GCCGAATCCGTGGTTTGTGAGTTCTAGGGCCGCCAGAGGGTCGTCCCTGAATGTGTCTACGCCGAGCTGAGAGACCACCACATCCGGTTTGAATTCTTCCATCAGCCTGGGGACCACCGAGTTGAAGCCTTCCAGGAATACTTGATCGTCCGTGCCGGGAAGCATAGGAACATTTACGGAGTAACCCATGCCTTTGCCTTGACCTATTTCGTTGAGTCGACCTGTGCCCGGAAAAAGGGTTCGCCCGTCCTGATGAAAAGAGATCGTGAGCACCCTGGGATCTTCATAGAATGCCCACTGCACGCCGTCGCCGTGGTGGGCGTCTATATCGAGATACATTACCCGTTTTTCCTGATCTACAAAGTGATAGATGGCCAGGACCGGGTCATTGACATAGCAGAAACCCGAAGCCCGGCTGGCGCCGGCATGATGGAGTCCCCCGGCTATGTTAAAGGCAATGCGCACCGTTGCCTCTGACACGAGTTGAGCACACTGAAGGGAACCGCCCGCATGAAGCCGGGACCATTCCCAGAGACCGGGAAAAATGGGATTGTCTCCTGGGCCCATGCCGTGCGCAAAATCGCTGCTGATTTCACCACGATCCGCTTGTTTCAAAACCTCTACATACTCGCGTGTGTGAAAACGGAGTATCTGGGACTCAGAGGCAGCCCTGGTTTCAACCAGCTCCCCATCGGGAAGCTGAAAAAGATCATAGGCCCTGCAAAGGTCATACGTTAGCTGAAGGCGTTCAATCTTAAGGGGATGACTGGTCCCGTAGTTATAGTCAAAATATCTTTCGGTGTAGAGAAATGCTGTTTTCATAGGGCCATATTGCAACCTTTCACGGGTTTAGAGGTTCAAGGGTTCAGGATTTACAAAAAATCTAAACCGTTGATTCGTGGTTTCATCCCGCCGTAGGCGGGTCAACGAAAGAAAGGTAACCTTGAACCTGTGAACGCCTGCGCCATATTCAAAGAGTCGCGATCACTGTGCCTGTCTTGGAAGTATCATATCCCCCCATTTGGTCCACAAGTCCTTTGAAGGCCTCTGATCGTATGACCTCTAGCATCAGCCGGATCTTTTCATCTTCAAAAAACGCCTCCGGGATAACCAGGTCATACTCTTCTGTCACCACAGGGATGAAGTCGAGGTTTAAGGCCCTGGCAGCTGCATATATGCCCAACCCTGCGTCTGCCACGCCGCTCAGGACGGCCACGGCCACAGACATGTGGGTGAATTCCTCCTGTTTGTACCCTGTGATCGTCCCGGGGTTGATGTTAAGAGATTCGAGCCGATAGTCCAGCAGAATACGGGTCCCTGATCCTGCCTGTCTATTGACAAAGGTGATATCGTCTCTGGTCAGGTCCTCCATTCCCGTTATTCCCTTTGGGTTGCCTCGCGGCACTATCAGGCCCTGGTCGCGATACACCAGGTTGATCAGCTTGACTCGCAGGTCAGGGAGGTAACGCTTGATATAAGAGACATTATAAGTGCCTGTTTCCGTATCAAGAAGGTGGCAGCCTGCCGTATGGCAATATCCTTTCCGTAGTGTTATCAACCCTCCGAGGCTTCCAACGTTACTTGAGGACAGGCCGAAACGGCAGTCACGCACCTTCATCTGGTTCGCCAGAACATCTAGAGTATTGTCATGACTTCCCACTACCACGACCGTGTTCTCGATCTCTGTCAAGTCTTTTAAAAGTTCAGCCTCTGCCATCTCGCCGGCCTGTATTCCTTCCACGTGGCCCGGGATTTCAATAATCCCGTCGGCCTCCGTCAAAGTCGTCACAGAACCAGCGCCCCTCGGAAGAGCAGAAGCCACGATGGTGTTTGCGACCCTGCCGAGCTTTACTCGCACAAATTCGTCAAGACCGAGTTTTGATGCCATCTTTCGAGCCGTGCGGACTTTTACCTTAAGGCGTTCCGGCTGTCGGGTGCCAAGCATTCGATAGATCAGTGGCCGGAGGAATTTCTCGAAGGCCATAATAGCCGAGACAGTGTACCCTGGGTTTCCTATGACCGGCTTATTGTTAATGATGCCCAGCACAGTCGGCTTCCCGGGCATCATAGTGATGCCATGAACAAGCACTTCTCCAAGTTCGCGAATAACGCCTGCCGTGTAATCCTCAGAACCCGCCGAAGATCCCGCGCTTATAATGACGACCTGGGCATCGCTCTTAACGGCCCTGCGCACAGAGTCAAGGATTTCATCAAAGACGTCAGGCACTATGGGGTGAATAAGGCGCTTGCCGCCGCACTCGTCAATCAGGGCCCCCAGGACGGCGGAATTGCTCTCAATAACCCGGCCTGGAGCAAGGTTCTCGGTGCCAAGATCCTGAGGGGCTATCAATTCCGATCCGGTAGGAATAATGAGTACTTGCGGTTTCTGTTTGACCGCCAACTTGAAAATCCCTCCGTTTAGAAGAGCCCCGATCTCGTATGGCGTAATCAGGTGATTCTGGGGGAGCATGAGCTCTGTGGCAACGATGTCTTCTCCGACTTTTCGCACGTATTGCCAGGGATAGGCGCTTGA
It contains:
- a CDS encoding acetoin utilization protein AcuC, coding for MKTAFLYTERYFDYNYGTSHPLKIERLQLTYDLCRAYDLFQLPDGELVETRAASESQILRFHTREYVEVLKQADRGEISSDFAHGMGPGDNPIFPGLWEWSRLHAGGSLQCAQLVSEATVRIAFNIAGGLHHAGASRASGFCYVNDPVLAIYHFVDQEKRVMYLDIDAHHGDGVQWAFYEDPRVLTISFHQDGRTLFPGTGRLNEIGQGKGMGYSVNVPMLPGTDDQVFLEGFNSVVPRLMEEFKPDVVVSQLGVDTFRDDPLAALELTNHGFGKVIAYLAEQAPAWVALGGGGYNLSNVARAWTLAWAIMNGLDLPDDIPEAVAGSLSTSQETKLRDPEHRSSRAQQCSQQMETCVKYLEKHVFPKIAS
- a CDS encoding molybdopterin biosynthesis protein, which translates into the protein MGSKRNIYLQMKSIEEARRLFFNRISFDEQLQRETIPVQESSGRITADPVFAKFSAPSFHAAAMDGIAVRAETTFGTTVDRPKELRIGEDAFFVNTGHAMPEGTDAVIMIEHVLTVDEMTVQIESSAYPWQYVRKVGEDIVATELMLPQNHLITPYEIGALLNGGIFKLAVKQKPQVLIIPTGSELIAPQDLGTENLAPGRVIESNSAVLGALIDECGGKRLIHPIVPDVFDEILDSVRRAVKSDAQVVIISAGSSAGSEDYTAGVIRELGEVLVHGITMMPGKPTVLGIINNKPVIGNPGYTVSAIMAFEKFLRPLIYRMLGTRQPERLKVKVRTARKMASKLGLDEFVRVKLGRVANTIVASALPRGAGSVTTLTEADGIIEIPGHVEGIQAGEMAEAELLKDLTEIENTVVVVGSHDNTLDVLANQMKVRDCRFGLSSSNVGSLGGLITLRKGYCHTAGCHLLDTETGTYNVSYIKRYLPDLRVKLINLVYRDQGLIVPRGNPKGITGMEDLTRDDITFVNRQAGSGTRILLDYRLESLNINPGTITGYKQEEFTHMSVAVAVLSGVADAGLGIYAAARALNLDFIPVVTEEYDLVIPEAFFEDEKIRLMLEVIRSEAFKGLVDQMGGYDTSKTGTVIATL